In Falco naumanni isolate bFalNau1 chromosome 5, bFalNau1.pat, whole genome shotgun sequence, the following are encoded in one genomic region:
- the CDKN1B gene encoding cyclin-dependent kinase inhibitor 1B, which translates to MSNVRISNGSPTLERMEARQSEYPKPSACRNLFGPVNHEELNRDLKKHRQEMEEACQRKWNFDFQNHKPLEGRYEWQAVEKGSSPDFYFRPPRLLKTVCKSAGRQSLDVNGNCQTVVFVGSQGISEDTHCVDQKTDVSENQTDFAEQCIGQRKRPATDDSCPQNKRANTTEEEVSEDSPSASSVEQTPKKSSPRRHQT; encoded by the exons ATGTCAAACGTCCGAATTTCTAATGGGAGCCCTACCCTGGAGCGCATGGAAGCCAGGCAGTCGGAGTACCCGAAGCCGTCAGCTTGCAGGAACCTCTTCGGGCCGGTGAATCATGAAGAGTTAAACAGGGACTTGAAGAAGCACCGCCAGGAGATGGAGGAGGCATGCCAGAGGAAGTGGAATTTCGATTTCCAGAATCACAAGCCACTGGAAGGCAGGTACGAGTGGCAAGCCGTGGAGAAGGGGAGCTCGCCCGACTTCTACTTCAGACCCCCCAGGCTACTGAAAACTGTCTGCAAGTCCGCCGGCCGCCAGAGCTTGGATGTAAACGGGAATTGCCAAACCGTGGTTTTTGTCGGTTCTCAGGGAATCTCAGAGGACACTCACTGTGTAGATCAAAAGactgatgtttctgaaaatcagacGGACTTTGCAGAGCAGTGCATTGGGCAGAGGAAAAGACCTGCCACCGATG ATTCCTGTCCTCAAAATAAAAGAGCCAACACAACAGAAGAAGAGGTTTCAGAAGACTCCCCCAGTGCCAGTTCAGTGGAGCAAACACCCAAGAAATCAAGCCCGAGAAGACATCAAACGTAA